The Thermoplasmata archaeon nucleotide sequence AGGAGTGCGGCGAAGAGGCCGAGGACTCCGGCGCTCGCGATCGCGGGACCCGCGGCGAACGCTCCGACGGTCTTGCGGATCTTGCCGAGGCGCTCGAGCTCGCCCGTGGCGACACGGAGGTCGGCAGTGGCCCGGATCCCCTGCTCCGGTTCCGCCGCGGGCTCCTCGTCCGGCGCGGGCTCGGCCGCGACGGACTCGCCGATCCGGTGGAGGTCCATGAGGAGTTGTTCGACCTCCGCGTCGGCCTGCTCGGCCGCGGACACGGGCTCCGCGGCGGCACGCGGGGACGCGGTCCCTTGGGCGGCCGCCTTCCGCGCGGCGTCGAGCAGGGCGCGTTCCTCCGCCTCAAGCTGGAAGAGACGCGCATCGAGCGTGGTCGCGCGGCGCAGGGCCCCGACGCAGACGCCGACCAGAGCGGCCGCGCCCAGGAGCACGTAGGCGGCGCCGATCCACCGGATGTAGCCGGGGGCGTCGTAGGGCGAGATCGGACCGGCCAGGAAGTAGGCGACGAGAATGGCGACGAGGAAGTACCCGCCGAAGATCCCTCCCAGGGCCCGCGGTCGGAGCCCACCGGCCTTCGCCATCGCCGATGTAACCTCGCGCCGGCCCGGATATACTTCACTCCCCTCTTCTCAATGTCGATAGCAACGCACGGACGGTGCGGTTCGCTCTGGGAGACGCCTTCGCCCGTCCGCCTACGGCGAGAGAAGGACGACGGACCAGGCGGGGTGGATCTCGCTGAACCAGCCGTGGTCCGTGTCCAGGACCCAGGGCCCCGTGACCTGGACGTGGGAGCCGGGTGTCAGGGTCACGTTCGCGAGGACCGTGGGCTGGTCGGACGGAACGATCTCGACGTGCATGAGCCCGGACAGGAACACGTAGCTCCCCAGGGAGAGCAAGCCCCCATACCCCGGGTCCAGGGCGAGGTCGAAGGAGAAGTCGCCGTCCACCGCGGGTCCTGAGGTGGGCTCCAACGCCTTGATCACGCCGCGCACGGTCACGCAGGTCGAGAGGACGCGGAGACGCTCGTGGCCGTACAGCCCGTTCGCCTGCGTGCCGCCCCCGACCAGGTTGCCTTGGCGGCATCCCGCGGCGCTCGAGGTCTGGATCCACTGGCTCGCGGCCAGGGAGTCCGGGTACAGGGGGTAGAGGGTCGCACGGGCCGCGTCGCCGGCGGCCGGCCCCGATAGCGCGAAGGCTCCGACCAGGACGATCGCCGCGATCAGCGAGGCGAGCGCCATCACCGCGGGCCGCGCCGAGCCCGCGGGCTTCGCCCCGCCTCGCCAGACGAGGACGCCTGCGAGCGTGAGCAGGCCGAGGGCCACGCCGAGGGGAAGGACCAGGAGAAACGTGCTCGCAGCGAAGAAGATCCCCAGCGTCCCTCCGCCCACGACGACCAGGCCGAACACGACCTCGGACCGGGCCCTCGACGACGTCACGAGACGGACCGCAAGGTAGGCGGGAAGGACGTAGACCGCGTCAAGGACTGCGTACGCGGGCTGGAGCCCCTCGCCCCCGTACGTCGCGGCGCCTGTGAGGAGCGCGGCGACGGTCCCGAAGAGCAGGGCCAGGAGGACGGGCGTGAGAAATCCGTGCCGCTCCTTCAGGCGCAGGATCAGGAGGAACTGGATGCCGCGGACGAAGACGGCGCCAATCCCGACAAACGCGAACAGGCTCTCCGCTCGCAGGTCAACCGCGACCCCGAGGACGAGTCCCGCAACGAAGCTCACCGCCGCCTCACGGCGCGGCAGGCCGTACGGCAGGAGGAAGAGAGGGAGGCTCAGGAATCCGTACCCAAGGACCGGGTAGGGGGCGTTGCCGACGGTCAAGGTGCCCAGGAAGGTCAGGAGGCCTCCGAGAACCGCGCCAACGAGGGCGACCCGTGGCGTGGGACGATCCCGTTTCGGCGGCGTGCCCTCCATGGGCGCGGTATCGGCCCGAGCGGATAAGCCCTTTCTCCGCACGATGGCCGAGGTTCGGCGTCGCATCGGACAGTGCGTCCAGGGGGCTCCGCAACCCGAATGCGGGACGATCAGGAGAACGTCGCGACGCACTCCTCCGGCGACTTGTCCTCGCGCAGGTGGGAGAAGCTCGGCGCACGCATGTGGCGGTCCTTGGACCACTCCAAGAAGTGGACCTCTGCGACCACGACGGGCGTCGTCCAAAAGGCGAGGGGCACCTCGAGCTCGGGGGCTTCGGCGAACGGGCAGGCATCCTGGCGAAGCGTGGCGAGCCGCGCGGTCAGGGAGCGGCGCAGGGCCTCCGAGAAGCCCGTGCCCACGCGCCCGACGTGGACCAGCGTCCCTTCGTGGTACGCGCCGAGGACGATCGAGCCGAACGTGTCCTTGCGCTCGCCCTCGCCGACCGTGACCCCGGCGATCACGCAGTCCTGGGTGGCCTTCTTCTTGATCTTGATCCAATCCGGGCTCCGGCGGCCGGGGTAGTACCGCGCGTCCTTGCGCTTCGCGATCACGCCCTCGAGACCCTTCGCGACCACCGCCGCGTAGTAGTCCACGCCGCGGCCCTCCACGTAGTCGCTGAGGACGACGTGGTCGTCCTCCTCCACGATCTCCCGCAGGATCGCCTTGCGTTCCGTCTGGGGAAGGCCCATGACCGCACGGTCCCCCACGTACAGGACGTCGAACACGATGTACGTCGCGGGCAGGGTCCGCGCGAGGTAGTCCACGCGGATCGCCCCGGACGCGCGCTCGCGCTCCTGGAGCTTCTCGAAGCTCGGGAGGGGACCGTCCATGACGACGATCTCGCCGTCCAGGATCGCGTCCTTCCGCGTGCGCGGCGCGAGGTCCGGGTAGCGGCCCTCGATGAACGACAGGCGGCGGTTCTGGAAGCGGTGCTTCCCATCCCGGAGGAACGCCAGGGCGCGCGTCCCATCCCACTTGAGCTCGAACAGGTGGTCCGCGGAGTCGAACGGGGTCTCGCGGCTCTCCGCGAGCATGGGCTTGATCACGTGGGCGTACGGGTCGAACGACGGCATGGGGTCAGCTGGCCTTCGCGACCTCGAGGCTCGCCTTGAGCGCCGCCATGAGGTCCACGGTGGGCTTGGACTCGACTCGCGTGATCGTGGGCAGCTCCTTCCCCTCGACCTTGGCCTGGATCAGGGCCATGAGCCCGTCCCGGTACCGGTCCCGGTACTTCGACGGGTCGAACTCCATGGTCATGGCCTTCAGGAGCTGAAGCGCGAGGTCGACCTCCGCATCCGAGATGGCCACGGGCTGCGTCGCCGGGACCTCG carries:
- the ligD gene encoding non-homologous end-joining DNA ligase, encoding MPSFDPYAHVIKPMLAESRETPFDSADHLFELKWDGTRALAFLRDGKHRFQNRRLSFIEGRYPDLAPRTRKDAILDGEIVVMDGPLPSFEKLQERERASGAIRVDYLARTLPATYIVFDVLYVGDRAVMGLPQTERKAILREIVEEDDHVVLSDYVEGRGVDYYAAVVAKGLEGVIAKRKDARYYPGRRSPDWIKIKKKATQDCVIAGVTVGEGERKDTFGSIVLGAYHEGTLVHVGRVGTGFSEALRRSLTARLATLRQDACPFAEAPELEVPLAFWTTPVVVAEVHFLEWSKDRHMRAPSFSHLREDKSPEECVATFS